The following DNA comes from Hordeum vulgare subsp. vulgare chromosome 3H, MorexV3_pseudomolecules_assembly, whole genome shotgun sequence.
CCAATCCAAACAGACAAAATACGGATAAAACACGTGTCCAGTGATTGGATTGGTTTTAGAAAGGTAAAGGCTTGTAGCCGGAGTGCCGGCCGAATCGTTTGACCGGTCGCTCGCGGCCCGCACGCGCTGACAgacagccttgcaacatttttccgCTCAAATTTGCTGCAACCATGTATAAATTTGATGCAAACGTTTGTTATTTTGCTACATTTTGTTCATTCAAAAAGTTATATTCATGATTGGTTGCAACTAGAGTTCCTTGATTTTTGTTACACCCGacgttttgacttttgctacaaccgtgttattttTTGCTATAACATGCattattttttgctgcaaccgttcattaaaaaagttgcatacacgtttacgtagatatttgctacaaccggcgttttacttttgctaccacgcatcatcagcttcgttttttttgcTACGTACAAAGACTGGTGATAGTCCTACGAGtccacgtacaaagaatcagtcaagtgaccttcagtttcatctgtaatcctgattttgttgacgtgttcatccccaacccggatgagtaccggtatgaaagaaagacgaataatgacttatttattaagattgcaccctagatagtatttttattaaacgtttaacaaataaaataatatcatatttaaattctacatatttttctaatcaaattccatgtataatatgttaaatttggagttacggtttaaaagatatgagtatttaaaaaaatatttaatatacactacgagtttaatgtcataaacagtaagatttttttataaaatcacctcggtgggttttccgacgaaaacatagcctctttattattagataAAGATATATATGCATACCAGCCACCAACCTTTGGCCTTTCTTGACCTACACGGACACAAGCCCACGCCCATGACACAAATCCTTACCGGACTCCTATGCCATTAGCTAGGACAAGTACTAACTCTACTTACGTATATGATCCGGACACAAATCAACCTAGACACAATCACGTATAGGAAACTAGACTCACGCGTGTACAATTAAAACTCTAACTGACATTTGGAATATCCAACAGATTGCTCCTCCGATATAACTTCCGACAGCACCTCTTTGAAACGATTAGCAAGGACTTTTGATGCTATCTTATAAAAAACATTGGAAAGACATATCGAACGGAATTGTGACAAGAGGGTGGGGTTTGATACCTTTGGGATTAGGACCGGCATAGTATCATTGATACACTcagaatccccccccccccccccttacaATGCCTAAGACCGCCTTAGTGATAGCCTCCTCGCAAATGTCTCAGAGATGCTGAAAAAAGTGGGCAGGAAAACCGTTTGGTCCCAAAACTGGACAAGACTTCCTCTTTGTAGGGTGCCAAAAGAGCATCATTCATATTCCCCGACACTTTAACTAGGACATGTTGCAAGACTTCCTCAACCCCTTGTACACCCTCATAGGTGTAAAGATTTTTATAGAAGTCCAGAGCAAGAAGTTGCAACTCTCTCAAGTCCTTCGTAAGTTGCCCATCCGGCTTTTGTAATGCTTTGATCAGATTTTTCCTGCACCGATTCGAAGCTCATAGGTGAAAAAAGCGTGTGCGTTTGTGTTTCCGGCCGACAGCCACTCGACCCTCTATCGCTGGTGCCACATCACCTCTTCCCTCATATAGAGTTCAATGAGTCGGTCGTTAACTTTGATCTCAACGAGACTAGGTCCAGCCCTAGATGGGTTAGACCTCATTTGTTCCAATTCTCTCTTTAACCTCCTGATCTCTGCCCGAACGCTGCCAAAAATGTGCTTGCTCCAGTTCCTTATAATTATTAAAGCATGGAAAAAAAACTCTCAAGAGCAACATGGAGGAAGCCCTGCCGCCCTGCCCACCACGGATATTGACATGTCGTAGTGCAGCAAGCGTCTCGGCGGAAAGGAAGGGCCCGATCCAAGCACGCCAACATGACCACCAAAGCCACTCCCGCGCTTCTCTTCATACTCCACTGCTAAGGAGTTGAACACCAAAATCTTGTAATAGGGGCTGCCCACCCCCCATCTCTCTCTGCTCACACGGCTGCCATGGACACGCCCTCTATCTATCTATCAATATAAAGGTAAGCTACAAGGCATATTCGTGAAAAAAGGGCGCGCGCCTCCCTCGCTGCCATTGCTGCACCACACGATGCAGATGATCTGCAGGCCGCCTCTGGTGACGCTGCCCTTGCTGCCCAGGGTATTCTCCGGTGCATGCGGTGTGCCACTGTCTATTGACCCGGCATGCCGTGTTATGCTGCTTGTGGGAGCCCCCACAGGTGTAGGTTTTAGTGCATATTTGGTTTGGGGCATGGAGTGGAATGTCTATGCTCGGTTCTACAAATATATTGTCACTCTCAGTTAGCTATCGGTGCACTGCCTTTGAACTAGTACGAAACAGAGTTTGCATTTCCATGAACGCAAATGCATGGAGTTGCTCTCTGAACCAATCTCGATCGATCCACATACTGCGCTTCTCCACCAAACTAAACTGAACTTTAGATCCTACCATCTAACGAAGCTACGCTCCTTCGCCCCAAGATCGCCGGGCCACTCCATCCACCTGCCGGCAAACGGATCAGCTGTCACCTGTCGGCAGCAAACTCACCTGCCGCAATGTTCACAACATTGCTCTAGGTTCACAGCAGCAAACATAGCACAAGCAAATTTTCAAGAATATATGGTGGTCTGGTACACTAAATGGTGTAAACTCAATGGCTAGTGATTGCACCACATTGGAGAAACCAATTGAGCATAGCCCAAACACAGGTCAGAAGTAATGCATTCTGATCAACAAGGTGAACAGGCAGCTTTATAGGTCAGCGACATTGCTCCATCACAATAAATTAGCTCAAAGATACCACAGTAGCTTTCTTCTGCCAAAGGAAAGTTTGCATCAACAATCTGGAGTAGCTAGCTTAAAATTTCAAGCCACAAACTGATGCCTGAAATTCGCCCACGTAATTGTTGGCTGATCAAATATATCACGTTGGAGCATCTTCAGTTGGGATGTGTGGTCTTCGTGCCAGCCCTTGCATCCTCCTAAACCACCAGGGTGAATTGCACTGCAACGAAGTACTTCCGTGTTCAACAGCTTCACCACCGTCCGCATGTCAGCTATGGAAGGGACTCCCGACCTACTTCTGGTTCCAGTGTGGTCTCAGCTTATTCAATTAGTGATGAAAGAAACACTTCCAACTAGGAATCAAGCATTGCCAATCCTGAGCCACAAGAAGTAACAATGGACAAAATTATCCTTCTCTGAAGATCCTTGTAGTCCAGCGCCAGCACAACGTCCCAACTCGCACTCTCCCTGCAACAAACCGAATAAATAGTAAGCTCATGTCCAGCACAAAATGAGATACAAAATGTATATGGCTGTTTAAGCATGATAAAGTGGCACCGGTTGTAGTCGTCTGCCTCGCCTAAGCCTTCAAGCATCGGAGTAAATATGCTAACGAGTGTTTCGAGCACCATCCTGTCATTTTCCTTTATCTGAGCACATCAAGGAAAAAGGTCTCGCTTTCAGTTATTTGTCAATCGTACGGCATGCTTCACGCATCATTCAGAAAACCAGAAACAGATTCTTACATCAGCCTCTGGCGTTGATTCGTGGTGATCACAGTTTAGAGCAGCACGGAGATGAGACAACAAGGGCGGAGGCAGGCCATATGTGGGAGGTCCTTGTAATCTGCACAACCATGTCCCACGAACCATATGATTGGTTACACTTGTACTCACAGACTGGGCGGTGCCGTCCTCCTCATGAACAGACGTATCAAGATCTGCACATAATTCAACATTGGTAATATAATCTTGTGCATATTTACTTACTTTCATTCCCAGATAAGgaaaaagtgcccaaaatgcaGCAGAGCCTATATAAACTGTGCCTACTCCCTCAGCATTGAAAGGCCCATTGTGTTTACAAAGTAAGTCAAGATCACCAGATGAAGCAACTTAAGTCAATATAAATTAGTCATCAGTGTCACAGATCCAGGGCAACCACCATAACATTGGCAAAGAGAAAGCAGTTGTAACTTCTCTATCTAAAGAGCCGCATATCTTTAAGGAATGATGCTTAGGCAAAACCTTACCCAAAGGTATAACATCGTAAGGGTTGTCTTCTCTTGGTAGGAAGCCATAGAAGGTAATTAGATGTGACCCTGGATGTTTCCCATAACTGAGGAAACATTGGGCTCCTGCTTCGCAAGGTCTcgacaaaggaaacttcaaagacttTGTAGCTTGATCTACTCGGCCATAGTTAAGAATATGTGGAGTCACCTACATAGAACATGACAAGTCACCCGGAGACAAAAGAAACAATACTTTGGAACCAATTCAGAGATAAAGTTACAAACCGAGTGGTTCATAAGTCCAGCAACAGGAATCAAGCAAGTTGTCAATTTCCCACTACTTAAAACAACCATCATACTATTAGAATACCATAATTCACATGCCCACAGAAAATTGTCCCAAGAGAATATGTCTTGTTGGAATATCTCAGGAAACTTGGTGGATAGCATTGGGAATAACTCATCGTACTGCTGGCGCAAATGCTGAAATAAAGAACAAAAAATTGCTTCATACCATTACCAGCTGAACAGTAATCCCTAGAATTAAAGCAAAGCATTTTCCAAGGGTATTACCTGCCTAGCTTGCATTAACTCGTCAAAAAGTAGGGTACCTTCTAGTGCAGCAAGTGCATCAATTCCGAAACTCAAGCCTGTAGATGCACATGATAGAATAATTTTTTAACTTAGCACATTGTAAAACTTCAGCCTCCAAGCCTCCCAAGGTCCCATGGAGGGCTGACATATACAAGCGTGGAGTTGCTTTACGGATGACAATTAACTACTAATACCTGTATTGAAATTTGACGGAAGTGTCTCAAAGAACATCTTAAATTTTGAAGATGGATTATGCCGCTCTCTCATGCTCCACAACaatagcatagtttcagtggtgatgcTATTCACATCTTTCAACGCAAGAAACTGCAAAATATAGCAAAGTCTTCATAACTGAACAACCAGAAACTCTAACATTCGGGCATTGAAAATCAACTCAAAAAAGCAAATTATTGGCGGCAATGGACAAACAATCATCAGACTTCACTTGATAAAATATGCCAAGCAAGTGTATTAATTTTAACTAGAACCAGATTCATTTTGTGCTGAACATCCAACTGCAGCAAGAAACCGAGCAATAATATAGAGGGTTCCATGGTAGCTAGCCTGAACTTTTGCTGTCACGAATGAGGAACTGTGGGTGTTTTAGGGAATGCGGAAATGAGATTATTGACGAACATACCATATCAGACTGACAGAGAAGTTCCTCAGATATGATAAGGGACTCTGGAATTTCAAGTGCAATGTCGCCCACACCTATATCTTCAGATGCTAGCATTCCTCTCCCAGCTCCTTCAAAAACTATAATTTTCAGGATCAGTTAAGAAATAGCATAGCACTGAATATCTATCAACATGACAATAGGTTGTTCATTGAAGGGGGCTCCCGCTGAGCAAACAAGTCAGTTTGGAGAACTAAATTCTAGTATAATAAGCACCACAGACTTATATGTAGAATTTCAGTTACATCCATTAATTCCTATAACTCAATTATATGGTTGTTTATCATGCCAACCCATAAATctgtactccctccgatccatattaactGACGTAAAATTACTTTGGATCGGAGGGACTAGTAAGTTTCTATTAACCTAAATGTTATCATCACTTTTTTGCTAAAATAGCATGAAAGATAGAGATTTTATAAGAAACTGCTGTTTACGCAAACACGATTAATAGAAAGATAAAACTTTATTATGTTATACATAGAAAGAACACATCATCCAGACTTTCTTGtggaaaaaaaaattcaatggGCTGAGTGGAGCACATAACACTAATGATCCAGATTAGTACAGAATGAAGAATTATGGAGACTTACATGCTATCTGCAATTTACTTTTAACACCATGCTGCTCCCCCCATTTAAGAAGAGAATCCTCGGTTTCATGGCTCTGTGTTTGAAGTGCCATTTGATGATTATCTGTCAATCCCACAGATCTGAGCCTAACAAGTATCTCATCCACTAGTACTTGCAGTACTCCCTTGGCACCATCATTGGCAGCTACAAGCAATGTGTTGATGGTTTTGAGAAGCAGATTCAGAGACTCAAGTTCATTCCGTGCAGAAAATGGGCCATAATCATCATCCCCAGCGAAATAAAGCTCTAGCTGCGGTAAATCAACACATCGAAATTGCTAAGTACTGAGAAGTTCAGCAAGTCAATAATGATGATTTAAGCAACTCAACATTTAGTACCTCATCCATATGAGCTACCCTAGCAGCATGAGTCATCTGATCAAGTAATTTGCAGGCATCAGCTGCAGAAGAAGAGGTTGGCACTTGAAATACACAGGATAGTTTCCTATTCTCCAAAAATTTCTGCATTCACAGAAAAAATAAATTTGGTGAGAAATACAAGCTGTCAAACTGACTGACCACAGGAGATCCAAACACACAAGAGACTTGCACTTGCACGGTTATAAAATAGAGAACAATGACAGATCTTACTCATAAAAAAAAGGAATATAAACAGAGCGCTTTGACATGAAAATTCAGACTGCAATACAAGTGAAGAAACAAATCCACATATGTAACCGCACAAATCGAGACCTGTTCATCAAATATTAACATGCCAACACCACAGAAAGACAGGCATTACCGGTAAACTACCATTACTGACCAACATTGCAGTATCGTCAGCACAGGGGCACACATAAGACACAAATCGATTATATTTCTGCCTGATTAAACTATGAGCGGCAAGCCCGCACTTCATTAATCCACTCCGACTGTATGGTTCGTATCTCTGGAAAACTAGCGCAGTTACCATAAAACGAAGAACACTTTGTTTGTCCTGCTCCGGGGGTCGTAATTACTGAACCCGACCTAAAGAAGAGAAATGTCGATACGAGCGCATCGCATGTCGAACCTTCTTATCATGGCGCAGGGGGTCCTCCGCCGAGGGAGGAGGCAGGCGAACCACCAacacatccgccgccgccgccatggtcgCCGCCGCTCCTCTCCGGGACAGACCTGGGTGGGCTTTGGGGCGAAAGAGGACGGGTAGATTTCCCTGCTTGCCGGGATGCCCTACGGCCCATTTGTGCTAATAACCAACCAGGCCAGGCCATCCCGACTATCTAGTGGGCCGCCCGGTGTGTCATTTCGGCCCTCACTCAACCAGGCCTGGCTAATCCTTTCCGTTCGGCTCCGTTCCCGTTTATTCATGCCGCCGGTTGCGAACCGCACGCACGCTATCCTCCGAGGCTCCGACAAACAAAGCAACTAATCACTTTGTATCATAATAACTAGCAAAAGGACCGTGCGTTCTAACGAGAAAAAATAATATCATACATTTTTAATTAAAGAATTTAGATAAAGAAATTAAAGGAAAGAGAGAGTAGTAGTGCACAGCCCATTAGGCGTGCCAAGGCCCAGCCTTACCCATTCCTAAATCCCCTAACCTAGCCCGATCTTCAGCCCCCCGtcctctcctccacctcgcgACGCTAGGGGAGAGAGCCCCACAAGATCCCCAATTTCCCCGACTCCCCCTTCCAATGACGCCCgcactcccctcctcctctgctcctccACTGCCTCCCATCTCTGCACCTCGCGACCACCTCCCATGGTGTGCTGCTGCGAGGTCGGCCTACGTGGCCAGTCTCCGGCAAGACTTACCCCGCCGGTTGCCTGAATCCTCTAACCCCGACGCCCCCACCTCCACGTATGCATTGCTGGCGCCAGCCCCTTTCCTTCGCCCCGAGCCCCCTCGGTCTCGCGGCTCCACCTCTGTTCACGTCATCCCAATTTCTTCTTCTCGAATTTGTTCCTCTGTTGATTTCCGTTGCCTCTTGTAAAATCACCAAGGCGCATGTATATAAAGTGATGCAATTATCTGTGAAGTATCGATGTGGGATTATGAGGGCAGAAGCGATAGCCCTCTCGTTCGTTTTCTGTCAGCCCAGGTGCGTTTCTCTTATCCAATGCCATAAGGGGCTCTCTGCAAAAATGAAACGTTTTCGTGTTCGTAACACATAAAAAGGTACTGCGGTTTAATTACCTAAAAGACAGGTTTTTTTTTTAAAACGGCAGCGGCGGGTTTTCCGACAGAAGCAATAGTCTCTTTATTATTAGATAAAGATATATGACATTTTAACAGTTCATTTAAACTGCTAAAAGGTTATATATTATTGGTACAAAGATAGTAGTTTGCAAGCGCTTCTTTGAAGAGCTTTTCAATGATTACTCTTACGCATCATCAGTTAGCGTATTTTCAGTCACCGTCATGTATCACATTTTTAGCattttatttttggattttatttttcatttaattctttcgcaagtgttttctgttttattatGTTGTTTTTTTCCAGTTTTTTTGGTGCTTTGGTTTTTTACCGTCTTTCTTAGCTTCttaaccaaaaaaaataaaaaaatcatcaaaaaacgCTTCTTCTTTTTTAAATTCGACGTTTTTTCTTACACGAGAGGCACATTCGGCTTCTCAAAAAGGGAAAAATgtgatttttgtttttttctttctcaGGCATGGTTTTGATTTCGCGAGAggtacggttttgcttccgcatgAGGCATGATCTTACCTCTCAGAAACGAGAAAAACAcacattttttatttcttttcttccgCAAGACACACGATTTTGTTTGTGTGAGAGGCACTGTCATGCCTCTTATAAAACATAAAGGAaatacattttttattttttgtttctttttcaaaaggcacggttttgcttccgcaagAGGCAAGGATTTGCTTTCACGAGGGGCATGGTCGTGCCTCTTGGAAAcaagaaaaatatattttttgttttttctttcgcgagaggcacgatttgcTTGAGCGAGAGGTGCGGGTTTGCTTCCATGAGAGGCCCAGAAAAAAATGCGTGTTTTCCGTGAGAGGCTTAGTTTTTTCACCCGGTTTTTTCGTCCTTTTTTTCGTAAAAAAAAATCGTCAAAACCGATCAACATGACATCTTGTTTTGAAAATCCTGATGTGTGAAATCCAACGATGAAAACGGTTAGGGATttagacgcacggtttaaaagatatttatttttgaaaatatggaTCTACGAAAGAAAAGACTCTATGTTATAATGTTTTAGAAATATCCATTGTGCATTTTAATATTGTTTGTTGTGTACACAAAAATGTGCATTGTgtaaaaatgttaaacatgtattttaaaaaatgttcattgtTTATTAAAAAGGTAATTGTATATTCTCAAAAAGTTCACCATGTATTTAAAAATGTGCATCAtgcagtttccaaaaatgttcatcTTGTACTATGAGAATATTATCCTTTAGTTTACATAATTAAAAAGTTTTCATAGTGTAACACAtaattatttttcatgtattaaATTTTTTTCATCATGCTTCTTCAAAATGGTTCTTGGTGTATTGAAAATATGATTGCcttatataaaaagaatgatcacTGTGTATTTCAAAAAATTATTCTTGTACTAAAATATTATTCTTGTACTAAAGAAATATCGGAAAGTCTCACCTCGCACCGCTGACCTGGTTGATCTATCCGTCGCCTCCTCGTCCATTGGTCTCGCCTCCATCTGACGGACGAAATCATGCCCGCGCCCAGCGATCTGGCCGCGACCTTTTCCTGAAACTGGAGCATTGTTTCAGGAACGGGGGCTGAAGTTGGGGCTCCTCACCTGTTCCTGCGCCCCGCGGTGACAAGCCTGCCGAAGTCCGGCAAACCGCAGCCGCCGTCGGTCCATGGCCCCATAGCCGGACGCCTACCTCACGCTGCGCCGTCAGCCGCTGTGCCGGCTCGCCCCGCCTCGCCCTAGGTCAGCCCTCGCTTTCCTACCCCTCTACTTCCTCTCCCGCTCCTCTAACCTTGCAGCCATTCATCCACTCTCCAGTTTTCTGCAACGCGGTCGTTGTTTTCTGCAACGCGACTGTTGTTTCAGGAATTGGAGAAATTGTTTCTACAACCCGTTCGTTGTTTCAGAAATTGTTTCTACAACACGGTCGCAGAAAGACGAAggaaaaaaattctgcaacaaagcgattgtttctaaAACTCGAtctttgtttcaggaattaatgggTTCAAAGTTTATTTttacaacaaagcgattgtttctgcaactcAACCGTCGTTTCAAGAATCACTTGGTACCGACCGGAGGCCCGCACGCGAATCGGACGGATGCATGTGTAGATCAAACCACCATCGAGGTGGCGGGTCCGCCGGTTGACATGTAGCAGCCCCAAGAAATACTCATTTATATATAAATGTTTCATACATATTCTAAATAAAATATGGGTAATCATCCCCTTCAACGGGGTGATTTTTTGGATCTCATCATTCACCTCGCTCGCTCAACACGTGTCTCATGTGATATGTCGCTAGCTCTAGACTATTTTGTTGACAACTTCTGCAACATCATCAATGTGGTGTAGGTTTTTTAACATTAACTAAGTTGCAGAAAGACGACGGAAAAATAAGTACTGCAACAAAGGCTATGTTGGGAAAAAATCTGCAACATAATTTCAGTTGCAGTAAAAAGTTATGAATAAAAAAAAAACTGCAAACAAAACCCGTGTTGCAAAAAAACGCAACAAAACCTCAGTTACAAAAAAATGCAACGAAACCATTGCAGTGATGGAAGACATCGATGCGTCAGATCTAACAGGTAACAGATCTAAACATCGATGGTTAGAAAATTGGGCCTGGGTGGGCCGGGGTGTTCCTGGCCCGTATAGCCCAGGTTTGCCGAAGCCGATCCCAAATCGAACCGCCCTCCCTTTTACTCGACCCCCTTctctctccgccgccgccccctcccacttcgCCCTAGCAACTCTGGCGGCAGGCGAGCGAGCAGAGATGAGCGCCGCTGCTCCTCCCCTCCAAGCCTCTTTACTCCGGCTGGGAATTTAGCATTCCAGCGAGAAGGGCAGAGGTGGACGCCTGGGGTGGCCCACGCGGTTGATCTAGCCGGGTGTCCATGGCGAATGGCGGCTGCAGCGGCGACAACGCAGGAGACCTATGTGGCCTGCCTGCCCGCAGAGCGTCTGCTCTATGAGAGCGAGTAGGTAAGCCCCCATCCCTCCTACGACCAACGTGCTTGTTCACGTAGTGCTTCGGCGTTGCCGCCGTTGCGTGGGAGCGATTCGGGTCTCATGTTGGTTTGATGTGGGAGAGGCGGGAGATTACCAGGTTGCTTGCTTGTATAATACCAGCCGCTTGGATTATCGGGAGATTTCCATGTTCTAAAGTCTGTTGATGTCGTAGCTTTATTAATGCCAAACTATGGGGATGTTCCTGCCGGCCACGGCTTCAGTGTATATGGCCCTTTGCAGATTAATTCGACATGTATGTTCCATTGTGTGATTCGCGAATGATCATGGAACTTATTTTTGGGATAATAATGTCGCAATGTGTTGGAGAGGTGAATTTGAAACTCTAGGTCTTGTGGCTGGTATCTATCTATCCGGGGTTTAGAAAAATTAGAGACCTTTGCTCTGAGAACAGAGATGATTTTCGAAGTCTTGCTGTTCCTGGGTTTGATTTTGTTGAGAATTGAGATTGTTCCGGGAAAACATCTCGAAACTTTGCTGATCCTGAAGGTTAATAGTGAATATATGAAtatatttttcctgtttttgtcATCTCCGGAAGGGTAATTAATGCTTTGCCCGTTAACTTACGAAATGTTAGTCCAAAGTTGTCGCAAATTCCATACCCTACGAGAAAAATGAACATATCATTAGATTCAAAAAATAAACTTTCTTCTGACTTTAGTTGCTAATAGCCTGCCCATACTGGTCTTTTCAATATTGTTGTAATGGCTCTTCGACCACTTGTGCCATTCCATGGAGACAATTATTTCTACGTGCTGTTGCGCCACCGACTACAAGCCCAGTTCACGCTTGCTTCTATAATGAGCATTTGAATACGCTGCATCTCTCTGTTTTCTGTCACCCCCGTGCTCCTCATTGGTGATGGGATGATCTGGTGTCACATGCATCTTCCAGATTTAGGAACATGTCTGCACAATTGCTTGATTATTATTGTTTCTGATTAGTTTTACAAGTGTTGTGTGCCTATTCAAATCGTGTTGCTCTGCTATGCTCTT
Coding sequences within:
- the LOC123445387 gene encoding actin-histidine N-methyltransferase; amino-acid sequence: MAAAADVLVVRLPPPSAEDPLRHDKKKFLENRKLSCVFQVPTSSSAADACKLLDQMTHAARVAHMDELELYFAGDDDYGPFSARNELESLNLLLKTINTLLVAANDGAKGVLQVLVDEILVRLRSVGLTDNHQMALQTQSHETEDSLLKWGEQHGVKSKLQIAFFEGAGRGMLASEDIGVGDIALEIPESLIISEELLCQSDMFLALKDVNSITTETMLLLWSMRERHNPSSKFKMFFETLPSNFNTGLSFGIDALAALEGTLLFDELMQARQHLRQQYDELFPMLSTKFPEIFQQDIFSWDNFLWACELWYSNSMMVVLSSGKLTTCLIPVAGLMNHSVTPHILNYGRVDQATKSLKFPLSRPCEAGAQCFLSYGKHPGSHLITFYGFLPREDNPYDVIPLDLDTSVHEEDGTAQSVSTSVTNHMVRGTWLCRLQGPPTYGLPPPLLSHLRAALNCDHHESTPEADIKENDRMVLETLVSIFTPMLEGLGEADDYNRESASWDVVLALDYKDLQRRIILSIVTSCGSGLAMLDS